From Clostridia bacterium, the proteins below share one genomic window:
- a CDS encoding enoyl-CoA hydratase/isomerase family protein, whose translation MSDTVLYQVEDGVAVITLNRPEVLNAVNDELGFALLDRIRQAGKDESVGAVLLTGAGRAFCAGEDLKGQLEAVEQGRANLGDVLRRRYNPIILALKSLPKPVLAAVNGVAAGAGASLALAADLRIASEQASLVEAFVNVGLVPDSGATYFLTRMVGFSRAMEWALTGRRITAEEALQLGVFHRVVPQEELMEQARAWAAQLARGPYSIGLIKRAMEYGATHTLEEALEYEAQLQEAAGRSRDHHEGMAAFVEKRAPRFERR comes from the coding sequence ATGTCGGACACGGTCCTCTACCAGGTGGAAGACGGCGTCGCCGTCATCACCTTGAACCGGCCGGAGGTCCTGAACGCCGTCAACGACGAGCTCGGCTTCGCGCTTCTGGACCGCATCCGCCAGGCGGGCAAGGACGAATCGGTCGGGGCGGTGCTCCTCACCGGCGCGGGACGCGCCTTCTGCGCCGGGGAGGACCTGAAGGGCCAGCTGGAAGCCGTGGAGCAGGGCAGGGCCAACCTGGGCGACGTCCTTCGCCGGCGGTACAACCCGATCATTCTCGCGCTGAAGTCGCTGCCCAAGCCGGTGCTGGCCGCCGTCAACGGCGTGGCCGCAGGCGCCGGCGCCAGCCTGGCGCTGGCCGCGGACCTGCGCATCGCCTCGGAGCAGGCGTCGCTGGTCGAGGCGTTCGTGAACGTCGGCCTCGTGCCGGACTCGGGCGCGACGTACTTCCTGACGCGCATGGTCGGCTTCTCCCGCGCCATGGAGTGGGCCCTCACGGGCCGGCGCATCACGGCGGAGGAGGCGCTGCAGCTCGGCGTCTTCCACCGCGTCGTGCCGCAGGAGGAACTCATGGAGCAGGCGCGCGCGTGGGCCGCGCAGCTCGCGCGCGGACCCTACAGCATCGGCCTCATCAAGCGGGCGATGGAGTACGGCGCGACGCACACGCTTGAGGAAGCCCTGGAGTACGAGGCGCAGCTTCAGGAGGCCGCCGGCCGCAGCCGCGACCATCACGAGGGCATGGCGGCGTTCGTCGAGAAGCGGGCGCCGAGGTTCGAACGGCGATGA
- a CDS encoding acetyl-CoA C-acyltransferase has product MSAPDVVVVDAVRTPVGRHRGALADVRPDDLAALVLKAAVQRTGLDPALIEDVYMGCANQAGEDNRNVARMAVLLAGFPETVAGCTVNRLCGSGLEAIVQAGRAIRAGEGDVFLAGGVESMTRAPLVLPKPDEAYARGDRVMYDTTLGWRMTNPRFPYPFYSMGETAENVAEKYGVSREDQDRFAWLSQQKWKVAHDARRFRDELVPVEVPKREGETVVVDTDEHPRPDTTLEKLAKLPPAFREGGTVTAGNSSGINDGAAAAVLMSAERARALGLKPMARLVAAAVAGVNPDYMGMGPVPATRKALARAGLELDRIDVIEINEAFAAQSLACLWELGLDPLGRDADRVNPNGGAIAIGHPLGASGARIVATLLHELRRRGGRYGLATMCIGVGQGIAAVFERLD; this is encoded by the coding sequence ATGAGCGCTCCGGACGTCGTTGTCGTCGACGCGGTCCGCACGCCGGTCGGGCGCCACCGTGGCGCGCTCGCGGACGTGCGCCCCGACGACCTGGCGGCCCTCGTTCTCAAGGCGGCCGTCCAGCGGACCGGCCTCGACCCCGCCCTGATTGAAGACGTCTACATGGGCTGCGCCAACCAGGCGGGCGAGGACAACCGCAACGTGGCGCGCATGGCGGTGCTGCTCGCCGGGTTTCCGGAGACGGTGGCGGGCTGCACCGTCAACCGCCTCTGCGGCTCCGGATTGGAGGCCATCGTGCAGGCCGGCCGCGCCATCCGCGCGGGAGAAGGGGACGTCTTCCTTGCCGGTGGCGTGGAGAGCATGACGCGCGCGCCCCTCGTGCTGCCCAAGCCGGACGAAGCCTACGCGCGCGGGGACCGCGTAATGTACGACACCACCCTCGGCTGGCGCATGACGAACCCCCGGTTCCCGTACCCCTTCTACAGCATGGGCGAGACGGCGGAGAACGTCGCGGAGAAGTACGGCGTCTCGCGGGAGGACCAGGACCGCTTCGCCTGGCTCAGCCAGCAGAAGTGGAAGGTCGCGCATGACGCGCGTCGCTTCCGCGACGAGCTCGTCCCCGTCGAGGTGCCGAAGCGCGAGGGCGAGACGGTCGTCGTCGACACGGACGAGCACCCGCGCCCGGACACCACGCTGGAGAAACTCGCCAAGCTCCCGCCGGCGTTCCGCGAGGGCGGCACCGTCACGGCGGGCAACAGTTCAGGCATCAACGACGGCGCCGCGGCCGCCGTCCTCATGAGCGCCGAACGGGCGCGGGCCCTCGGCTTGAAGCCCATGGCGCGCCTCGTCGCCGCGGCCGTGGCGGGCGTGAACCCGGACTACATGGGCATGGGGCCGGTGCCGGCCACGCGCAAGGCGCTCGCCCGCGCCGGCCTGGAGCTCGACCGGATCGACGTCATCGAGATCAACGAAGCCTTCGCCGCGCAGTCGCTCGCCTGCCTGTGGGAACTCGGGCTCGACCCGCTCGGCCGCGACGCGGACCGGGTCAATCCGAACGGCGGCGCGATCGCCATCGGCCACCCGCTGGGCGCCAGCGGCGCGCGCATCGTCGCCACGCTCCTGCACGAGCTGCGCCGGCGCGGCGGCCGTTACGGGCTCGCCACCATGTGCATCGGCGTCGGCCAGGGGATCGCGGCCGTCTTCGAACGGCTCGACTGA